The following proteins come from a genomic window of Bradyrhizobium paxllaeri:
- a CDS encoding helix-turn-helix transcriptional regulator, whose amino-acid sequence MSRRTLARALAAEGLTFSALLDQYRMDLAKAYLTHGELTISQIAWLLGYREVSTFTHAFKRWTGTTPRQLRSRKPSCSRSAVRV is encoded by the coding sequence ATGAGCCGTCGTACGCTCGCGCGTGCGCTTGCAGCCGAGGGATTGACCTTTTCGGCCCTGTTGGATCAGTATCGCATGGACCTGGCCAAAGCATACCTCACGCACGGCGAACTGACGATCTCACAGATCGCGTGGCTTCTGGGATATCGGGAGGTGAGCACCTTTACCCATGCCTTCAAGCGTTGGACGGGAACGACGCCGCGGCAACTGCGCTCCAGGAAGCCTTCCTGCTCGCGGTCAGCTGTCCGGGTTTAG
- a CDS encoding sugar phosphate isomerase/epimerase family protein, which translates to MTRPVLGLAHLTALELSPPALVTEAAHAGFASIGLRFVPATAGGPAYPTRVGTEAHRALKQVLAAEGVRVSDIEFIQLTPDIDVQAFAGVFEAAADLGAISVIVSGDDHDPARLAAHFAELCDLALPFGLRVDLEFMRWRAIGALPQALAIVRQAGKSNGAILVDALHLTRSGGKAGDLISIPDEWLRAAQICDAGADAPTTEAAIIAEARAGRLPPGGGSLPLGELLAALPADAFLSVEMPMPALETRARIATAFEATLRLLDRYARGTMRPGQRC; encoded by the coding sequence ATGACGCGCCCGGTGCTTGGCCTTGCCCATCTGACGGCCCTGGAACTTTCGCCGCCCGCGCTGGTCACGGAGGCAGCGCACGCCGGTTTCGCATCGATCGGCCTGCGATTTGTCCCGGCCACAGCAGGTGGTCCGGCCTATCCCACGCGAGTCGGTACGGAAGCCCACCGCGCGCTCAAACAAGTTCTCGCCGCCGAGGGTGTCCGCGTGAGCGACATCGAATTCATTCAGCTCACGCCTGACATCGACGTGCAGGCCTTCGCCGGCGTGTTCGAGGCTGCTGCCGATCTCGGTGCCATTTCGGTCATTGTCTCCGGCGACGATCACGACCCTGCGCGGCTGGCTGCGCATTTCGCCGAACTCTGCGACCTCGCGCTGCCATTCGGCCTGCGCGTCGATCTCGAATTCATGCGGTGGCGCGCGATCGGCGCGCTGCCGCAGGCGCTCGCGATCGTACGTCAGGCGGGCAAATCGAACGGCGCTATCCTCGTCGACGCCCTGCATCTCACCCGTTCCGGCGGCAAGGCAGGCGATTTGATCTCCATCCCCGACGAATGGCTGCGCGCCGCGCAAATCTGCGACGCCGGAGCGGACGCGCCCACGACCGAGGCTGCCATCATCGCCGAGGCGCGCGCAGGACGGCTGCCGCCTGGGGGAGGCTCGTTGCCGCTGGGCGAGCTTCTGGCGGCGCTGCCCGCCGACGCTTTCCTTAGCGTCGAGATGCCGATGCCGGCGCTTGAGACGCGGGCGCGGATCGCCACCGCCTTTGAGGCGACACTCCGACTGCTTGATCGCTACGCGCGCGGCACGATGCGCCCTGGCCAGCGCTGCTAA
- a CDS encoding winged helix-turn-helix transcriptional regulator: MRWDTLEEEQCSLARTVAVIGDRWSLLILRECFLRVRRFDEFQSKLGITRHLLADRLKKFVRYGVLRRARYQESPARYEYILTQRGLDLYPVVMSIVHWGDTHMVDERGRPLLHQHKNCGKFFDPVMICSECGEPIHAKQVHTHPGPGSAEIA; the protein is encoded by the coding sequence ATGCGCTGGGACACGCTTGAGGAAGAACAATGCTCGCTGGCGCGCACGGTGGCGGTCATTGGCGACCGGTGGAGCCTGTTGATCCTGCGGGAGTGTTTTCTTCGGGTACGCCGCTTCGACGAGTTTCAATCCAAGCTCGGCATTACCCGGCATCTGCTGGCGGACCGGCTGAAGAAGTTCGTCCGCTACGGCGTGCTGCGGCGTGCCCGCTACCAGGAAAGCCCGGCCCGCTATGAATACATCCTGACGCAACGCGGCCTGGATTTGTATCCGGTGGTGATGTCGATCGTGCATTGGGGCGACACCCACATGGTGGACGAGCGCGGCCGCCCGCTGCTGCATCAGCACAAGAACTGCGGCAAGTTTTTCGATCCGGTGATGATCTGCTCGGAATGCGGCGAGCCCATTCATGCCAAGCAGGTCCACACCCACCCGGGGCCTGGCTCCGCGGAGATCGCTTAG
- a CDS encoding SDR family oxidoreductase: MAKRNATAAIIGAGDYIGAEIAKKFAAEGFTVFAGRRNGDKLAPLVGEVQAAGGKIFARSLDARKEEEITAFLNDADKEAPLEVCIFNVGANVNFPILDTTERVFRKVWEMACYSGFLAGREAARLMLPRGQGNIFFTGATASLRGGRGYAAFASAKFGLRAVAQAMARELGPKNIHVGHLIIDSGVDTEWVRQRRIEAHGPDALNDPDALMPPASVANAYWQLYEQPRSAWTFEMEIRPFKETW; this comes from the coding sequence ATGGCCAAGAGAAACGCGACCGCGGCAATCATCGGTGCGGGAGACTATATCGGCGCCGAGATCGCCAAGAAATTCGCCGCCGAGGGATTTACCGTCTTCGCCGGCCGCCGCAACGGCGACAAGCTCGCGCCGCTGGTGGGCGAGGTCCAGGCCGCCGGCGGCAAGATCTTCGCGCGCTCGCTCGATGCCCGCAAGGAAGAGGAAATCACCGCGTTCCTCAACGATGCCGACAAGGAAGCGCCGCTTGAAGTCTGCATCTTCAATGTCGGCGCCAACGTCAACTTTCCGATTCTCGACACGACCGAAAGGGTCTTTCGCAAAGTGTGGGAGATGGCCTGCTATTCGGGTTTCCTGGCCGGCCGTGAAGCCGCGCGCCTGATGCTGCCGCGGGGCCAGGGCAATATCTTCTTCACCGGCGCCACCGCCAGCCTGCGCGGCGGGCGCGGCTACGCGGCCTTTGCCAGCGCCAAGTTCGGACTGCGCGCGGTGGCGCAGGCGATGGCGCGTGAGCTCGGGCCGAAGAACATCCATGTCGGCCACCTGATCATCGATTCCGGCGTCGATACCGAATGGGTTCGGCAACGACGCATCGAGGCCCACGGTCCGGACGCGCTGAACGATCCCGATGCGTTGATGCCGCCCGCGTCAGTCGCAAACGCCTACTGGCAACTCTACGAGCAGCCGCGCAGCGCCTGGACATTCGAAATGGAGATCCGGCCGTTCAAGGAGACGTGGTGA
- a CDS encoding amino acid ABC transporter substrate-binding protein, translating to MRLSAAMIAAALLAVPANASELTGTLQKIKETNRIILGIQEASVPFSYLDGDQKAIGYAVDICLRIVDAVKRELKVANVAVETLAVTSSNRIPLMMNGTVDLVCSSTTNNAERQRQVTFTNSHFLSATRFAARKSDNITTIDHLKGKPVVAISGSTNMVQLNQVNTARNLGIALLAAKDQAEAFLMLETGRAAAYVLDDVQLAVAIARSKDPSAYMISEETLSRAEPYGIMLRKDDAPFKAVADRVTADLYKSPEIEAVYRKWFESPVPPNGLNFKTPMSAVLRKAFAHPSDSPDPASYER from the coding sequence ATGCGCCTGTCTGCGGCGATGATCGCGGCTGCCTTGTTGGCCGTGCCTGCCAATGCGAGCGAACTGACCGGAACGCTGCAAAAGATCAAGGAGACGAACAGGATCATCCTCGGCATTCAGGAAGCCTCGGTGCCCTTCAGCTACCTGGACGGCGATCAAAAGGCGATCGGATATGCCGTCGACATCTGCCTGAGGATCGTCGACGCGGTCAAGCGCGAGCTCAAAGTCGCGAATGTCGCCGTCGAGACGCTTGCCGTCACGTCATCCAATCGCATTCCGCTCATGATGAATGGGACGGTCGACCTCGTCTGTTCTTCCACCACCAACAATGCGGAGCGGCAGCGCCAGGTAACGTTCACCAATTCGCATTTCCTGTCGGCAACCCGGTTTGCCGCGCGGAAGTCCGACAACATCACCACAATCGATCATCTGAAAGGCAAGCCTGTCGTCGCCATATCGGGCTCGACCAACATGGTGCAGCTCAATCAGGTCAATACCGCACGAAATCTCGGCATCGCGTTGCTGGCCGCCAAGGATCAGGCCGAGGCGTTTCTCATGCTGGAGACCGGCCGCGCGGCTGCCTACGTCCTCGATGACGTGCAACTCGCCGTCGCGATCGCACGATCAAAAGATCCGTCCGCCTATATGATCAGCGAGGAGACCCTGTCCAGGGCCGAACCTTACGGGATCATGCTGCGCAAGGACGATGCGCCGTTCAAGGCCGTGGCCGATCGCGTGACCGCGGATCTATACAAGAGCCCGGAGATCGAAGCGGTCTACCGGAAGTGGTTCGAATCGCCGGTGCCGCCCAACGGCCTCAATTTCAAGACACCGATGTCGGCGGTCTTGCGTAAGGCATTTGCGCATCCGTCTGATAGCCCGGACCCGGCGAGCTACGAGCGCTGA
- a CDS encoding Gfo/Idh/MocA family protein has protein sequence MKNIAIGVIGAGLVGRKHLRKLAERSDYDLVGIADVNVDQVEAEHPKTSVFANYRKLLDEARPEAVIIASPNQLHAETGIECARRGIHILIEKPVTDTLESAAALLAEVRKNGIRSLVGHHRRHHLQVRTLKALLGEGRIGDIVGVSAIWATHKPQSYFEVASWRSQAGGGPVLINLIHEIDFLRFTVGEIRAVEAIASNRQRGFAVEDTAAALIEFDNGALGTFFISDSAVSPWTMEQGLGEAMEFPFSGQGSYRLMGRCGALEFPNLVQWAQADGAQNWNQPIQARHIHAGTIDPYVAQLDHFRDVIRGTAPSLQPVQDGARSLSATLAIAEAASAGRRIDLRDRYAALGPAASLQRS, from the coding sequence ATGAAGAACATCGCCATCGGCGTGATCGGTGCGGGCCTGGTCGGACGCAAGCACCTGCGAAAGCTCGCCGAGCGGAGCGACTATGATCTCGTCGGCATCGCGGACGTGAATGTCGATCAGGTCGAAGCCGAGCATCCGAAGACGAGTGTATTCGCCAATTACCGTAAGTTGCTGGACGAGGCACGGCCGGAAGCGGTGATCATCGCCTCGCCGAACCAGCTTCATGCCGAGACCGGCATCGAATGCGCCCGGCGCGGCATTCACATCCTGATCGAGAAGCCGGTCACGGATACGCTGGAGAGCGCGGCGGCCTTGCTGGCCGAGGTGCGCAAAAACGGCATCAGATCGCTGGTCGGTCATCACCGCCGCCATCATCTGCAGGTCAGGACGCTGAAGGCGCTGCTCGGCGAGGGGCGGATCGGCGACATCGTCGGGGTGTCGGCGATCTGGGCCACGCACAAACCGCAAAGCTATTTTGAAGTCGCGTCGTGGCGCAGCCAGGCCGGTGGCGGCCCGGTCCTGATCAACCTGATCCACGAGATTGATTTCCTGCGCTTCACCGTCGGCGAAATCCGGGCCGTCGAGGCGATTGCCTCGAACCGCCAGCGCGGCTTTGCGGTCGAGGATACCGCCGCCGCGCTGATTGAATTCGACAACGGCGCGCTCGGCACCTTCTTTATCAGCGACAGCGCGGTCTCGCCTTGGACGATGGAGCAGGGCTTGGGCGAGGCTATGGAATTCCCGTTCAGCGGACAAGGCAGCTACCGCCTGATGGGCCGCTGCGGTGCGCTCGAATTTCCGAACCTTGTGCAATGGGCGCAGGCTGATGGTGCGCAGAACTGGAATCAGCCGATCCAGGCCCGGCACATTCATGCCGGCACGATCGATCCCTATGTCGCGCAGCTCGACCATTTTCGCGATGTGATCCGCGGCACGGCGCCATCACTGCAGCCGGTCCAGGACGGCGCCCGCTCCCTGAGCGCAACGCTTGCCATTGCCGAGGCCGCAAGCGCCGGCCGGCGCATCGACCTGCGCGACCGCTACGCGGCACTAGGGCCGGCCGCAAGTCTTCAGCGCTCGTAG
- a CDS encoding class I adenylate-forming enzyme family protein has product METVLDNISACDLLVGLPSRVHDVYVKFAQQTPDHPAFVEAGRSWSYRQFSDAVEAVARDLRELQVRPGDRVMVASENSVALGAILFAIGKLDAWAIAVNPRLSARELEQISSHSGARRVLFNSALSGEAANHAARNGAATGSIGPFGGIGVGPLNEEARAEPVEADAARQVAALMYTSGTTGAPKGVMLSHRNLMVAAKTSGVLRKTGPADRIYGVLPMSHIVGYSILLISTLMHGATLHAISKADPAALAEAIAKDGITTLYGVPATYQRLLEYKAVKGISRLDRGRLRMMCVAGAPLDLTLKGRMEEEFGIPLLNGYGITECSPGLAGVRENRPADDETVGPILPGVEQRIVDRNGHEVPVGSVGELHVRGPNVMLGYYRSVEQTRAAIDADGWFNTGDLARINGEGDLYIVGRTKELIIRSGFNVYPAEVEAVINAHELVVQSAVVGRSVEGNEEVVAFVQLLPGAKIGVDELKSYSAGLLTSYKRPSEIVILDALPAASTGKILKHKLRELANGSKIDPATAAG; this is encoded by the coding sequence GTGGAAACTGTTCTCGACAACATCAGCGCGTGCGATCTGCTCGTAGGCCTGCCGTCGCGGGTACACGATGTCTACGTGAAGTTCGCGCAGCAAACGCCCGATCATCCAGCGTTCGTCGAGGCGGGGCGCTCGTGGAGCTACCGGCAGTTCTCGGACGCGGTCGAGGCCGTCGCGCGCGATCTGCGCGAGCTGCAGGTCAGGCCCGGCGACCGGGTGATGGTGGCCAGCGAGAACAGCGTTGCCCTCGGCGCGATCCTGTTCGCCATCGGCAAGCTCGACGCCTGGGCCATTGCCGTCAACCCGCGCCTGAGCGCGCGCGAGCTCGAACAGATCAGTTCCCACAGCGGCGCCCGCCGGGTTCTCTTCAATTCGGCGCTCTCCGGGGAAGCCGCCAATCATGCGGCGCGCAACGGCGCGGCCACAGGTTCGATCGGACCGTTCGGCGGCATCGGCGTCGGGCCGTTGAACGAGGAGGCGCGGGCCGAGCCCGTCGAGGCCGACGCCGCGCGTCAGGTCGCGGCGCTGATGTACACTTCGGGTACCACGGGCGCGCCGAAGGGGGTGATGCTCAGCCACCGCAATCTGATGGTTGCGGCGAAAACCTCCGGCGTGCTGCGGAAGACCGGTCCCGCCGACCGGATCTACGGCGTGCTGCCGATGTCGCACATCGTCGGCTACTCGATCCTCCTGATCTCGACCCTGATGCACGGCGCCACGCTGCACGCCATCTCGAAGGCCGATCCTGCCGCGCTGGCGGAAGCGATCGCAAAGGACGGGATCACGACGCTTTACGGCGTGCCTGCGACCTATCAGCGTCTGCTCGAATACAAGGCCGTGAAAGGAATATCGCGCCTCGATCGCGGCCGCCTGCGGATGATGTGCGTGGCGGGTGCGCCGCTTGACCTGACGCTGAAAGGCCGGATGGAGGAGGAGTTCGGCATTCCCCTGCTCAACGGCTACGGCATCACGGAATGCTCGCCGGGGCTTGCCGGCGTACGCGAGAACCGGCCTGCCGACGACGAAACCGTGGGACCGATATTGCCGGGTGTCGAGCAACGGATCGTCGACCGGAACGGCCACGAAGTCCCGGTCGGCAGCGTCGGCGAACTGCATGTCCGAGGTCCCAACGTGATGCTCGGATACTATCGCTCCGTCGAGCAGACGCGCGCCGCCATCGACGCCGATGGCTGGTTCAACACCGGCGATCTCGCGCGCATCAACGGCGAGGGTGACCTCTATATCGTCGGCCGTACCAAGGAGCTCATCATCCGCTCCGGCTTCAATGTTTATCCCGCCGAGGTCGAGGCCGTGATCAACGCGCACGAACTGGTGGTGCAGTCGGCCGTCGTCGGACGCAGCGTCGAGGGCAACGAGGAGGTGGTCGCGTTCGTCCAGCTTCTGCCGGGCGCGAAGATCGGCGTGGACGAGCTCAAGTCCTATTCGGCGGGGCTGCTGACCTCCTACAAGCGGCCAAGCGAGATTGTGATCCTCGACGCCTTGCCCGCGGCGTCGACCGGCAAGATCCTGAAACACAAGCTGCGGGAATTGGCGAACGGGAGCAAGATCGACCCGGCGACGGCCGCTGGCTGA
- a CDS encoding class I SAM-dependent methyltransferase, with product MVGAQPVLIDFADSIFERRMYEAESGSALQRDVSRRSLGSRLHRFTFGGNPVAVSNSAKFIELLKRESRRPVVLVIGGGTIGLGADELYRDDSIELVGTDVYASPHTALVADAHSLPFEDGVFDGVWVQAVLEHVLEPATVVAELHRVLRLEGLVYAETPFMQQVHEQAYDFSRFTQSGHRWLFRRFSEVSAGPVGGAGVALEWSIRYFARALGAGNKLSRLIVLPFFWIRYLDAFGRGRAAADAASGFFFLGRRAEQAMDPHAMPDYYNRQK from the coding sequence GTGGTCGGCGCACAGCCGGTGCTGATCGATTTTGCAGACAGCATTTTTGAGCGCAGGATGTATGAGGCCGAGAGCGGCTCGGCGCTGCAGCGGGACGTCAGTCGCCGTTCCCTTGGATCGCGCCTGCATCGCTTTACCTTCGGCGGAAATCCGGTTGCGGTTTCCAACAGCGCGAAATTCATCGAGCTGTTGAAGCGGGAGTCGCGGCGGCCGGTCGTGCTCGTGATCGGAGGCGGGACCATCGGTCTGGGCGCAGACGAGCTCTACCGCGACGATTCGATCGAACTCGTTGGCACTGATGTCTATGCCTCGCCGCATACCGCGCTGGTGGCTGACGCCCACAGTCTGCCGTTCGAGGACGGCGTGTTCGACGGCGTCTGGGTGCAGGCGGTGCTGGAACACGTGCTGGAACCCGCAACGGTGGTTGCCGAGTTGCACCGGGTGCTGCGTCTGGAAGGCCTGGTCTATGCGGAGACGCCGTTCATGCAGCAGGTGCATGAGCAGGCCTATGACTTCTCACGTTTCACGCAGAGCGGTCACCGCTGGCTGTTCAGGCGTTTCTCGGAAGTCAGCGCCGGGCCGGTCGGCGGCGCCGGGGTCGCGCTTGAATGGTCGATCCGCTACTTCGCGCGCGCGCTCGGCGCGGGCAACAAGCTTTCGCGGCTGATCGTGCTGCCGTTCTTCTGGATCAGGTATCTCGATGCATTCGGCCGAGGCCGGGCCGCAGCAGATGCCGCCAGCGGCTTCTTCTTTCTCGGGCGCAGGGCCGAACAGGCGATGGATCCGCATGCGATGCCGGATTATTACAACCGCCAGAAATGA
- a CDS encoding TetR/AcrR family transcriptional regulator: MEPAKKPANARKPPIRRRDRERTRREILEIAFAEFAENGLTGGNTDAIAARAKVTKRLIFYYFNSKEELFIAVLEMAYAKMRVAEEGLHLEALEPEAAIRRLAEFTFDFDQTNPEYIRLVTIENIHRGRHISASRKLKEMTRPIINQIAAVLEKGVRSGAIRPGIDPNELHMTLNALCFFSVANRHTFEAQFGWDMSSPKAKAQRRREIADLLWRHVRRD, from the coding sequence ATGGAGCCTGCGAAAAAGCCCGCGAATGCTAGGAAGCCGCCGATCCGGCGGCGCGACCGGGAACGGACCAGGCGTGAGATTCTGGAGATCGCATTTGCAGAGTTCGCCGAAAACGGCCTGACTGGCGGCAACACCGACGCGATTGCGGCGCGCGCGAAGGTCACCAAGCGGCTGATCTTCTATTATTTCAACTCGAAGGAGGAGCTGTTCATCGCCGTCCTCGAGATGGCGTACGCCAAGATGCGCGTTGCCGAAGAAGGTCTCCACCTCGAGGCGCTGGAGCCGGAGGCAGCGATCCGAAGGCTTGCGGAATTCACCTTCGATTTCGACCAGACCAACCCGGAATACATTCGCCTGGTCACCATCGAGAACATCCATCGCGGCCGGCACATCAGCGCCAGCCGGAAGCTCAAGGAGATGACGCGGCCCATCATCAACCAGATCGCCGCGGTGCTGGAAAAAGGCGTTCGCAGCGGCGCGATCAGGCCAGGCATCGATCCGAACGAGCTGCACATGACGCTGAACGCGCTCTGCTTCTTCTCGGTCGCGAACCGCCACACCTTCGAGGCGCAATTCGGCTGGGACATGTCATCGCCCAAGGCCAAGGCGCAACGCCGCCGCGAAATCGCCGACCTGCTGTGGCGCCACGTGCGGAGGGACTGA
- a CDS encoding aromatic ring-hydroxylating oxygenase subunit alpha, producing MNGMLADEPEIVERILDHIDRKSTDLSDGVWHEPVEHYTSQARFSAEIRQVFRKTATPFCPSAALPDTGCYVARDAALTPVVAVRGGDGKVRAFRNACRHRGVQLVDGSGCKKALTCRYHAWTYGLDGQLRGIPDEHGFPGIDKAAYGLVPIQAEERSGMVFVTQDGAEIRDGATESLPDLFGPDWRLLTTVEQEFAANWKIVAEGFLEGYHIRSTHHDTFFPLQYDNINVVEAFGRNSRISFPYRRIEKLRKVPPAERRTWGMLTHVYHLFPNVMIATFPTNMIMTVLEPLAVDRTRLVTYTLSNLAGHEEGRAAIAQGRNFVALGAAEDRDVACAAQRGLAAGANDVFTFGLFEGAIRHFHRNLQTLIGETAS from the coding sequence ATGAACGGCATGTTGGCGGATGAACCAGAGATCGTTGAACGGATCCTTGATCACATCGACCGCAAATCCACCGATCTCAGCGACGGGGTGTGGCACGAGCCGGTCGAGCACTACACGTCGCAGGCGCGGTTCTCTGCGGAGATTCGCCAGGTATTTCGCAAGACGGCCACGCCGTTCTGTCCTTCTGCGGCGCTGCCGGACACCGGCTGCTATGTGGCACGCGATGCCGCGTTGACGCCGGTCGTTGCCGTCCGCGGCGGCGACGGCAAGGTTCGGGCCTTCCGCAACGCTTGCCGGCATCGCGGCGTGCAACTGGTTGATGGCTCCGGCTGCAAGAAGGCGCTGACCTGCCGCTACCACGCGTGGACCTACGGCCTCGACGGCCAATTGCGCGGTATTCCCGACGAACACGGTTTTCCCGGCATCGACAAGGCCGCCTATGGCCTCGTTCCGATTCAGGCCGAAGAGAGGAGCGGCATGGTTTTCGTCACGCAGGATGGAGCCGAAATTCGCGACGGCGCAACTGAATCGTTGCCGGACCTGTTCGGACCGGACTGGCGCCTCCTTACGACCGTGGAGCAGGAATTTGCGGCGAACTGGAAGATTGTCGCCGAGGGATTCCTCGAAGGATATCATATCCGCTCCACGCATCACGACACGTTCTTTCCGCTGCAGTACGACAACATCAATGTTGTCGAAGCCTTCGGGCGCAACAGCCGGATCAGTTTTCCATACCGCCGGATCGAGAAGCTTCGGAAGGTGCCGCCGGCCGAACGCAGGACCTGGGGAATGCTGACCCATGTCTACCATCTGTTTCCGAACGTCATGATCGCGACGTTCCCCACCAACATGATCATGACCGTTCTGGAGCCGCTCGCCGTCGACCGCACCCGGCTCGTCACTTACACGCTCTCCAATCTCGCTGGGCATGAAGAAGGCCGCGCCGCGATCGCGCAAGGGCGAAACTTCGTCGCGCTCGGCGCGGCGGAGGATCGTGACGTGGCCTGCGCCGCACAGCGCGGTCTTGCCGCGGGCGCCAATGACGTATTTACCTTCGGCCTGTTCGAAGGTGCGATCCGGCATTTTCACCGCAACCTCCAGACCTTGATCGGAGAAACGGCATCATGA
- a CDS encoding crotonase/enoyl-CoA hydratase family protein, whose amino-acid sequence MTEPELVRYETDGPVAVVTINRPHARNAVNPATARVLAESFRRFDADAALSVAILAGAEGTFCAGFDLKETAAGRRGHRVERGDAPMGPSRFKLGKPVIAAVEGHAVAGGLELALWCDLRVAARDATFGVYCRRFGVPLMDLGTVRLPRLIGHSRAMDLILTGRGISGEEAERIGLANRVCEPGSALVTARELAHALARLPQAALRSDRMSAIEQWDLGWEQAMLNEFRLGIATAATGETENGARRFVAGAGRHGVAAT is encoded by the coding sequence ATGACCGAACCCGAGCTTGTGCGCTACGAAACCGACGGCCCCGTTGCGGTCGTCACCATCAACAGGCCGCACGCGCGCAATGCCGTCAATCCGGCGACGGCGCGCGTGCTGGCCGAAAGCTTCCGTCGCTTCGACGCGGATGCCGCGCTGTCAGTCGCGATCCTCGCAGGCGCGGAAGGCACCTTCTGCGCCGGATTCGATCTCAAGGAAACGGCCGCCGGACGGCGGGGACATCGCGTCGAGCGCGGCGATGCGCCGATGGGACCGAGCCGCTTCAAGCTGGGCAAGCCGGTGATCGCCGCGGTCGAAGGTCACGCTGTCGCCGGCGGCCTCGAACTGGCATTGTGGTGCGACCTGCGTGTCGCCGCGCGCGATGCGACCTTCGGCGTCTATTGCCGGCGTTTTGGCGTGCCGCTGATGGATCTCGGCACCGTGAGGCTGCCGCGTCTGATCGGCCACAGCCGTGCAATGGATCTGATCCTGACCGGCCGCGGCATTTCAGGCGAGGAAGCGGAGCGGATCGGGCTGGCCAATCGGGTGTGCGAGCCTGGTTCCGCGCTGGTGACCGCGCGCGAGCTCGCCCACGCCCTGGCGCGGCTTCCCCAGGCGGCGCTGCGCAGCGACCGGATGTCGGCGATCGAGCAATGGGATCTCGGCTGGGAGCAGGCGATGCTGAACGAGTTCAGGCTCGGCATCGCCACGGCCGCAACCGGGGAGACGGAAAACGGCGCGCGGCGTTTCGTCGCCGGCGCTGGACGGCACGGCGTGGCAGCGACCTAA
- a CDS encoding 2-hydroxychromene-2-carboxylate isomerase yields MSEAGMLKVEFHFDFGSPNAYLAARLIPDIERRTGTKFDYVPVLLGGIYKLTGNSSPADYLKGIKNKPDYMALETERFIKRHGITNYRRNPFFPVNTLQLMRGAIAAQAEGIFWPYFQAVYHHMWEEPKKMDDLDVMLEALASSGIDANRIAARSQDPAVKNRLAALTQDAVDRGAFGSPTFFVNNEMFFGKDQLRDVEEEILAQQRAREASGSSESRRAF; encoded by the coding sequence ATGTCAGAGGCCGGCATGTTGAAGGTCGAATTTCATTTCGATTTCGGAAGCCCGAACGCCTATCTGGCGGCACGCCTGATTCCGGACATCGAGCGACGGACCGGGACCAAATTCGACTATGTCCCGGTGCTGCTCGGCGGCATCTACAAGCTCACTGGCAACAGCTCGCCCGCCGACTATCTGAAGGGCATCAAGAACAAGCCCGACTACATGGCGCTGGAGACCGAGCGCTTCATCAAACGCCACGGCATTACCAACTACCGGCGCAACCCGTTCTTTCCGGTGAACACACTGCAATTGATGCGCGGCGCCATTGCGGCGCAGGCCGAAGGTATTTTCTGGCCATATTTCCAGGCGGTCTATCACCACATGTGGGAAGAGCCCAAAAAGATGGACGATCTCGACGTGATGCTGGAGGCGCTGGCCTCGTCGGGGATCGACGCCAACAGGATCGCCGCGAGATCGCAGGATCCCGCCGTCAAGAACCGGCTGGCGGCGTTGACGCAGGACGCCGTCGATCGCGGCGCTTTTGGCTCACCGACGTTCTTCGTCAATAACGAGATGTTCTTCGGCAAGGACCAGCTTCGCGACGTGGAGGAGGAGATCCTGGCGCAACAGCGCGCCAGGGAGGCCTCCGGCTCGTCCGAGAGCCGCCGCGCGTTCTGA